A region from the Candidatus Binatia bacterium genome encodes:
- a CDS encoding Hsp20/alpha crystallin family protein — MPAQQTWSPLQRLFGFDPFQNVMANWDYGFEVSRTENGYEVEVPIPGFNSSNVEVTFKDAILSINGKNERRSFTRSLTVPEDVNPERIAASVTDGMLKISLERHPEKQPTRIVVN; from the coding sequence GTGCCCGCGCAGCAAACATGGTCGCCCCTTCAGCGGCTTTTCGGGTTCGATCCGTTCCAAAACGTTATGGCGAACTGGGACTACGGCTTTGAGGTGAGCCGCACGGAAAACGGCTACGAGGTCGAGGTCCCGATCCCCGGTTTTAACTCATCCAACGTGGAAGTGACGTTTAAAGACGCAATCTTGTCCATCAATGGCAAGAACGAACGTCGAAGCTTCACGCGATCGTTGACCGTACCCGAAGACGTCAATCCGGAGAGGATCGCCGCTAGCGTCACCGACGGGATGCTCAAGATATCGCTGGAGAGGCATCCCGAGAAGCAACCCACGCGCATCGTCGTCAACTAA
- a CDS encoding HAD family hydrolase, with the protein MTTAGGPNFVPADRRVATFDNDGTLWCEQPLQTQVFFLIDRVKALAAEDATLKERQPYKALLEMDLPALFALGKQGIFELTFATHAGMTEEEFEAIARQWIASAKHPKFGHLFARCTYRPQLELLDYLRDHGFKTYIVSGGGVDFMRAFADEAYGIPRENVIGSSVKLQFTTTQNHASIRKLAELNSFDDREAKPENISLHIGRRPILAFGNSDGDLPMLRYAKTGDGARLALLLHHDDAAREVAYDRDFKLSPLSDGLDNADEYGITLVSMQRDWETIFAFESDAG; encoded by the coding sequence GTGACCACTGCAGGCGGTCCGAACTTCGTGCCGGCCGATCGCAGGGTCGCGACCTTCGACAACGATGGCACGCTCTGGTGCGAGCAACCGCTTCAGACGCAAGTCTTCTTCCTGATCGATCGCGTCAAAGCGTTGGCCGCCGAGGACGCGACCCTCAAGGAACGACAGCCGTACAAGGCGCTGCTGGAGATGGATCTCCCGGCGCTCTTCGCGCTCGGCAAACAAGGAATCTTCGAGTTGACGTTCGCGACGCACGCGGGGATGACCGAAGAAGAGTTTGAGGCAATCGCTCGTCAATGGATTGCCTCCGCCAAGCACCCGAAGTTCGGCCATCTCTTCGCGCGCTGCACGTACCGTCCGCAGCTCGAGCTGCTCGACTATCTGCGCGACCACGGCTTCAAAACGTATATCGTTTCCGGCGGCGGCGTTGACTTTATGCGAGCGTTTGCCGACGAAGCGTACGGAATTCCGCGCGAAAACGTGATCGGCTCGAGCGTCAAGCTGCAGTTTACGACAACGCAGAACCACGCATCGATCCGGAAGCTGGCGGAGCTAAACAGCTTCGACGACCGCGAGGCGAAGCCCGAGAACATCTCCTTGCACATCGGGCGCCGCCCGATCTTGGCCTTCGGAAACTCCGACGGCGATCTGCCGATGCTCCGTTACGCGAAGACCGGCGACGGCGCACGTTTGGCGCTGCTCTTGCACCACGACGACGCGGCGCGAGAGGTCGCCTACGATCGAGATTTCAAACTGAGCCCGCTGTCGGACGGGCTCGACAATGCGGACGAGTACGGTATCACGCTCGTCAGCATGCAGCGAGATTGGGAAACGATCTTCGCGTTTGAAAGCGATGCCGGTTAA
- a CDS encoding zinc-ribbon domain containing protein, whose protein sequence is MYTDETLTCVDCGRAFQFTANEQDFYASKGFANKPSRCGDCRAARKAAGGGRSGSNRGGQSQREMFKATCSQCGGVAEVPFQPRGDKPVYCRDCFAARPSYR, encoded by the coding sequence ATGTACACCGATGAAACTCTTACCTGCGTCGATTGCGGACGCGCGTTCCAGTTCACTGCGAACGAACAAGACTTCTATGCGAGCAAAGGGTTCGCGAACAAGCCGAGCCGATGCGGCGATTGCCGCGCCGCGCGCAAAGCTGCCGGCGGCGGTCGAAGCGGATCGAACCGCGGCGGCCAGAGCCAGCGCGAGATGTTCAAGGCCACCTGCAGCCAATGCGGCGGCGTAGCGGAAGTTCCGTTTCAGCCGCGCGGCGACAAGCCGGTCTACTGCCGAGACTGTTTCGCAGCACGCCCGAGTTACCGCTAG
- the infA gene encoding translation initiation factor IF-1: MEVFGSIRQVFPSTTFAVELDNGHTILAHIAGRLRRHHIKLLPGDHVDVEVSPYDLTKGRIVYRYRAGEERRS; the protein is encoded by the coding sequence TTGGAGGTCTTTGGCAGCATCCGTCAAGTCTTTCCCAGCACGACCTTCGCCGTCGAGTTGGATAACGGACATACCATCTTAGCCCATATCGCCGGCCGCCTGCGCCGGCATCACATTAAGCTTCTTCCTGGCGACCACGTGGACGTCGAAGTTTCGCCATACGATCTGACGAAGGGACGCATCGTCTACCGTTATCGCGCTGGAGAGGAACGCCGGTCGTAA
- a CDS encoding fatty acid desaturase, which translates to MLTGLGLALIHLCALAAFVPALFSWSAVGAAAVLVYVTGGLGVTLGFHRLLTHRSLRLPKGIEYLVAVLGVLALQGGPIGWVATHRRHHATSDRAGDPHGMDRGFWWAHVGWLFLPNPGRPTIEEQRRLAADLAADPFYRFLERTPLLWQLALGVLLFALGGWSWVVWGIFVRLVVTYHITWFVNSAAHWTGYRTFRTGDLSTNNWWVALLAWGEGWHNNHHAFPFSARHGMRWFEFDLTWLTIRALQFVGIVRSVKLPTRAMLGRLRVLHPAKVPAVAGALAQRYNPN; encoded by the coding sequence GTGCTTACCGGCCTGGGACTCGCGCTCATTCATCTCTGCGCCTTGGCGGCATTCGTTCCGGCGCTCTTTTCCTGGAGCGCCGTCGGCGCAGCCGCGGTCTTGGTTTATGTCACCGGGGGCCTCGGCGTGACGCTCGGCTTCCACCGATTGCTCACCCATCGCAGCCTGCGCTTGCCAAAAGGCATCGAGTATCTCGTCGCCGTGCTCGGCGTTCTCGCCCTTCAAGGTGGACCGATTGGCTGGGTTGCAACCCATCGTCGTCATCACGCAACCTCCGATCGAGCCGGCGATCCGCATGGCATGGATCGAGGTTTTTGGTGGGCCCACGTCGGTTGGCTCTTCTTGCCCAACCCGGGACGCCCGACGATCGAAGAGCAGCGCCGGCTCGCGGCAGACCTTGCGGCAGATCCGTTTTACCGGTTCTTGGAGAGAACTCCGCTGCTCTGGCAGCTTGCCCTCGGCGTGCTCCTTTTTGCCCTCGGCGGCTGGTCCTGGGTCGTGTGGGGCATCTTCGTTCGGCTCGTCGTCACATATCACATTACGTGGTTCGTGAACAGCGCCGCTCACTGGACGGGCTACCGCACGTTCCGCACGGGCGACCTTTCGACCAACAACTGGTGGGTCGCGCTGCTCGCCTGGGGTGAGGGCTGGCACAACAACCACCATGCCTTCCCATTTTCGGCCCGGCACGGTATGCGCTGGTTCGAATTCGATCTCACCTGGTTGACGATCCGCGCGTTACAGTTCGTCGGCATCGTGCGCAGCGTCAAGCTTCCGACGCGGGCGATGCTCGGCCGGCTTCGCGTCCTCCATCCGGCGAAGGTGCCGGCGGTCGCAGGCGCGCTGGCGCAGCGATACAACCCGAACTAG
- a CDS encoding peroxiredoxin, protein MTTTATQGPAGSLRINDTAPNFVAETTEGKIDFHEWIGNGWAVLFSHPKDFTPVCTTELGYLAGLKDEFSKRNTKIIGLSVDPVSDHTKWAADIEETQGHKLNYPLIGDPNLEIAKLYGMLPADSGETSLGRTPADNATVRTVFIIGPDKKIKLMLVYPMTTGRNFDEVLRVIDSLQLSAKHRVATPANWKPGEDVIIAGAVSDDEARQIYPQGWKAPKPYLRIVPQPE, encoded by the coding sequence ATGACCACCACTGCGACCCAAGGCCCGGCGGGCTCGTTGCGCATCAACGATACGGCGCCGAACTTCGTCGCCGAAACGACTGAGGGCAAGATCGACTTTCACGAGTGGATCGGGAACGGCTGGGCGGTCCTGTTCTCGCATCCGAAAGATTTCACGCCGGTCTGCACGACCGAGCTCGGCTATCTAGCGGGCCTGAAGGACGAGTTCTCCAAACGCAACACGAAGATCATCGGGCTGAGCGTCGACCCGGTAAGCGACCATACGAAATGGGCGGCCGACATCGAAGAAACGCAAGGTCACAAACTCAACTATCCGTTGATCGGCGACCCGAACCTCGAGATCGCGAAACTTTACGGGATGCTTCCGGCGGACTCCGGTGAGACGTCGCTCGGCCGCACGCCGGCCGACAACGCCACGGTGCGCACGGTCTTCATCATCGGGCCGGACAAAAAAATAAAGCTCATGCTGGTCTATCCGATGACCACCGGCCGAAACTTCGACGAAGTGCTTCGCGTGATCGACTCGCTCCAGCTCAGCGCGAAACACAGAGTCGCAACGCCGGCGAACTGGAAGCCGGGCGAGGACGTGATCATCGCGGGCGCGGTCTCGGACGACGAGGCACGGCAAATCTATCCGCAAGGCTGGAAGGCCCCTAAGCCTTACCTACGCATCGTCCCGCAGCCGGAGTAA
- a CDS encoding selenium-binding family protein, which yields MQLLKPDPTFYASPKDAIKAPPETLAYVALLSATANGISDRLAVVDTDPASPRYAQPIGGVALPKAGDELHHFGWNACSAALCPFAPHPHVERRYLIVPGLRSSRIHIVDTKPDPSQPRIVRVIEPEEIIERTGYSRPHTVHCGPDAIYVSALGNADGDGPGGIFMLDCDTFDIIGPWEKDRGSQYLAYDFWWHLNRDVMITSEWGTPKMIEDGLNPELLLGGKYGHHLHFWDLKSRKQKQSIDLGAEQQMVLELRPSHDPNNEWGFAGVVVSLKDLSSSIWLWHRKNGEWTATKVIEIPAEPADPGQLPDMLKGFAAVPPLLSDIDLSVDDRYLYASCWGTGEMRQYDVGDPFNPKFVGSVRIGGIVKRTPHPAKPGVPLAGGPQMVEISRDGRRVYFTNSLYRAWDDQFYPDGVGNWMVKLDVGNDGKIAFDEKFFVEFDPAYRVHQVRLQGGDASSDSYCFS from the coding sequence ATGCAGCTTTTGAAGCCCGACCCGACCTTTTACGCTTCCCCGAAGGACGCCATCAAGGCCCCGCCCGAGACCCTCGCGTACGTCGCGCTGCTCAGCGCGACGGCGAACGGCATTTCCGACCGGCTCGCCGTCGTCGACACCGATCCCGCGTCCCCGCGTTACGCGCAGCCGATCGGCGGAGTCGCGCTCCCGAAAGCCGGCGACGAGCTGCACCACTTCGGCTGGAACGCGTGCAGCGCGGCACTCTGTCCGTTTGCGCCGCACCCGCACGTCGAGCGGCGCTACCTCATCGTGCCGGGGCTGCGCTCTTCGCGAATCCACATCGTCGATACGAAGCCCGATCCATCGCAACCGCGCATCGTGCGCGTGATCGAGCCGGAAGAAATTATCGAGCGCACGGGGTACTCACGCCCGCACACCGTGCACTGCGGGCCCGACGCAATCTACGTCAGCGCGCTTGGCAATGCCGACGGCGACGGACCCGGCGGCATCTTCATGCTGGATTGCGACACGTTCGACATCATTGGCCCGTGGGAGAAGGATCGCGGCTCCCAGTATCTTGCGTACGATTTTTGGTGGCACCTCAACCGCGACGTCATGATCACGAGCGAATGGGGCACGCCCAAGATGATCGAGGACGGCCTCAATCCCGAACTGCTGCTCGGCGGTAAGTACGGCCACCATCTGCATTTCTGGGATCTCAAGAGCCGCAAGCAAAAACAGAGCATCGACCTCGGCGCCGAGCAGCAGATGGTGCTCGAGCTGCGTCCGTCGCACGATCCGAACAACGAATGGGGCTTCGCCGGCGTCGTCGTCTCGCTCAAGGATCTGTCGAGTTCGATCTGGCTTTGGCACCGCAAGAACGGCGAGTGGACCGCGACCAAAGTGATCGAGATTCCGGCCGAGCCGGCCGATCCGGGTCAACTGCCGGATATGCTCAAAGGCTTCGCTGCGGTTCCCCCGCTGCTGAGCGACATCGATCTTTCCGTCGACGACCGGTATCTCTACGCCTCGTGTTGGGGAACGGGCGAGATGCGACAGTACGACGTCGGCGATCCATTCAATCCGAAATTCGTCGGCTCCGTGCGCATCGGCGGCATCGTCAAGCGCACGCCGCACCCGGCGAAGCCCGGCGTGCCGCTCGCCGGCGGACCGCAGATGGTCGAAATCAGTCGCGACGGACGCCGCGTTTACTTCACGAACTCGCTCTATCGCGCGTGGGACGATCAGTTCTATCCCGACGGCGTCGGGAACTGGATGGTCAAGCTCGACGTCGGTAACGACGGCAAGATCGCCTTCGACGAAAAGTTTTTCGTGGAGTTCGATCCTGCGTATCGCGTCCACCAGGTCCGCTTGCAGGGCGGCGACGCGTCGTCGGATTCCTACTGCTTTTCCTAA
- a CDS encoding MBL fold metallo-hydrolase gives MDIDVSALDRLLTASERSGDVILDTRDPGPAARWHPEGPGAQYLNVPYDEFEGDPDAAVARLPEDARNVHVLCARGISAVDIAEILRERGIHAGIVAGGMAAWATYHRVVRVSAPGEAFAIYQIVRPAKGCLSYLVVSGNQALAIDSTRFTDSYRELCERLGVALIGAADTHLHADHISGSSKLASGVAPYYLADEDAEGGTVRREAIPRTIEVGETPIRVLSLPVPGHTLGSTAFSVGDRYLISGDTLLPSGVGRPDLGNHALEWTEHLYESLTGVLAKCDPSMAALPAHAGSISDYDANGACVRTLGDLLTAQLASDRTAFVERVSSAVAKSSQPAEYAEIRRVNLGGEASEQRVAELETGVNQCALKR, from the coding sequence ATGGATATCGACGTTTCGGCCCTCGACCGCCTGCTGACCGCTTCGGAGCGGAGCGGGGATGTAATACTCGACACGCGCGATCCGGGCCCGGCGGCGCGCTGGCATCCCGAAGGCCCGGGCGCGCAGTATCTCAACGTTCCCTACGACGAGTTTGAAGGCGACCCGGATGCTGCGGTCGCGCGGTTGCCCGAAGACGCGCGCAACGTTCACGTTCTGTGCGCGCGCGGAATATCGGCGGTCGATATTGCCGAGATCTTGCGCGAGCGCGGAATTCACGCCGGCATCGTCGCCGGAGGCATGGCCGCCTGGGCCACCTACCATCGGGTGGTTCGGGTGAGCGCGCCCGGCGAAGCGTTCGCGATCTATCAGATCGTGCGCCCCGCCAAGGGATGTCTTTCGTATCTCGTCGTCTCGGGAAACCAAGCGCTGGCAATCGATTCCACCCGCTTCACCGATTCCTATCGCGAGCTCTGCGAACGCCTCGGCGTTGCTTTGATCGGCGCTGCCGACACGCACCTTCATGCCGACCACATCTCCGGAAGCTCGAAGCTCGCCTCCGGAGTTGCCCCGTACTACCTGGCCGACGAGGATGCCGAAGGCGGCACGGTGCGTCGCGAGGCCATTCCGCGAACGATCGAAGTCGGTGAGACTCCAATTCGCGTGCTGTCGTTGCCCGTACCCGGCCATACGCTCGGAAGTACGGCCTTCAGCGTTGGCGATCGCTATCTCATCAGCGGCGACACGCTGCTCCCCAGCGGCGTCGGGCGCCCCGACCTTGGCAATCACGCGCTGGAGTGGACCGAGCATCTTTACGAATCGCTCACCGGCGTGTTGGCAAAGTGCGATCCCTCGATGGCCGCCCTACCCGCGCACGCCGGTTCCATCTCGGACTACGATGCGAACGGCGCCTGCGTGAGAACCCTGGGCGATCTTCTAACCGCACAGCTTGCAAGCGACCGCACCGCATTCGTCGAGCGCGTGAGTTCGGCCGTTGCGAAGAGTTCGCAGCCGGCCGAATATGCCGAGATTCGGCGCGTGAATTTGGGCGGCGAGGCCTCCGAACAACGAGTCGCGGAGCTCGAAACCGGGGTCAACCAGTGCGCCCTGAAACGATGA